A stretch of DNA from Lentimicrobiaceae bacterium:
CCATTGCCATCGATACCATATTAAATCAGAAGAGTAATTACGATAAAGGCGAGCCTGTTTATTGTATATACGTAGCTATTGGACAAAAAGGCTCCACAGTAGCCAGTTTTATGCGTACTTTGGAAGAACGTGGCGCTATGGCATACACAATTATTGTAATGGCTACCGCCAGCGACCCCGCTGCTATGCAGTTTTACGCTCCATTTGCAGGTGCTGCAATAGGCGAATATTTTAGAGATACCGGTCGTCCGGCTCTTGTTATATACGACGACCTTACAAAACAAGCTGTAGCTTACCGCGAAGTATCTCTACTACTACGCCGTCCACCAGGACGTGAAGCATACCCGGGCGACGTATTCTACTTACACTCGCGACTACTTGAAAGAGCAGCCAAAATAATTCAAAGCGACGAAATTGCAGCTCAAATGAACGACCTTCCCGAATCGCTGAAAGGTAAAGTTAAAGGCGGAGGTTCGCTCACGGCACTGCCTATTATCGAAACACAAGCGGGAGACGTATCGGCTTATATCCCAACCAACGTTATTTCAATTACCGACGGACAAATATTTTTGGAAACCGACTTGTTTAATGCCGGTGTTCGTCCGGCTATCAACGTGGGTATATCGGTATCGCGTGTTGGAGGTAATGCTCAAATAAAATCGATGAAAAAAGTTGCAGGTACTCTAAAATTGGCACAAGCCGAATATCGCGAATTGGAAGCATTTGCTAAATTTGGTTCCGACTTAGATGCCGCAACTGTTGCCATTCTTAACAAAGGTGCTCGTAACGTTAGGATACTTATTCAAGACCAGTTTTCGCCAATGCCGGTGGGAGAACAAATTGCAATTATTGCGTGCGGAACCAGGGGCTTGCTTAAAGATGTACCTGTAGACTCTATTACAAATTTTGAAAC
This window harbors:
- the atpA gene encoding F0F1 ATP synthase subunit alpha, whose translation is MTQIKPSEVTAILRQELSGLTLEAEINEVGTVLTVGDGIARIYGITNAQAGELVEFVDSGVRGIVMNLEEDNVGVVLLGESTSINEGDKVRRTGLISSINVGEGMLGRVVNTLGEPIDGKGKIEGELIQMPLERKAPGVIFRQPVNEPLQTGIKAIDAMIPIGRGQRELIIGDRQTGKSTIAIDTILNQKSNYDKGEPVYCIYVAIGQKGSTVASFMRTLEERGAMAYTIIVMATASDPAAMQFYAPFAGAAIGEYFRDTGRPALVIYDDLTKQAVAYREVSLLLRRPPGREAYPGDVFYLHSRLLERAAKIIQSDEIAAQMNDLPESLKGKVKGGGSLTALPIIETQAGDVSAYIPTNVISITDGQIFLETDLFNAGVRPAINVGISVSRVGGNAQIKSMKKVAGTLKLAQAEYRELEAFAKFGSDLDAATVAILNKGARNVRILIQDQFSPMPVGEQIAIIACGTRGLLKDVPVDSITNFETTFLHRMRSQHSDILKQLADGQYSDEIINQLETIANDVAKQFTK